A window of the Tripterygium wilfordii isolate XIE 37 chromosome 12, ASM1340144v1, whole genome shotgun sequence genome harbors these coding sequences:
- the LOC120010124 gene encoding uncharacterized protein LOC120010124 yields the protein MDKLWGGNSATGDEVISQSVGDNNCCHTPQSVTHVDMDILGDDLSIGFSPNNVITPLQEASSTGHAAGSTRQTSFSTSKGCRRKNNSTTDITPPEVQNLCIGLKITSAEQWSYYVSKKTTSDEKRAYFASKKVYYENMTVELDIMINVCKLWLR from the coding sequence ATGGACAAGTTATGGGGTGGAAACTCCGCTACTGGTGATGAGGTTATTTCACAATCCGTAGGAGATAATAACTGCTGCCACACTCCACAATCAGTGACACATGTAGATATGGACATCCTTGGCGATGACCTATCCATTGGATTTTCTCCTAACAATGtgataacaccattgcaagaaGCTAGTTCCACAGGCCATGCTGCTGGTTCCACCAGGCAGACTTCTTTTTCAACCAGTAAAGGCTGTAGGAGGAAGAACAACTCAACTACTGACATCACCCCACCTGAGGTTCAGAATCTCTGTATTGGATTGAAGATAACCAGTGCTGAGCAGTGGTCTTACTATGTTTCCAAGAAGACCACTAGTGATGAAAAACGTGCGTATTTTGCATCGAAGAAGGTGTACTACGAGAATATGACTGTTGAACTTGATATTATGATTAATGTGTGTAAGCTTTGGTTAAGATGA
- the LOC120010917 gene encoding uncharacterized protein LOC120010917 — protein MEPENSSKEAEMHAEISIKFQSSEEPNIPADNYPGISCKQLSFEKNNEEAGVSSEKKDMATDLASVKNNVEGGELSGKKNMEDEILSGKKNVEDEVLSGKNNLEDEVLSGKNNMEDEVLPGKNNMEDEDQVQASSKPEPPKKTAKKLRARRKIVKKRDEARGNAGIFSKLKSSEEPSGEAVNPRKASTKQPSFGKNNMDTEVLPGKNIMVAENQGQATSKLETSTKRITKKLRARRKIVKKCEEAGGSAETFSKLQSFEEPDGKAVNPPKASTKQLSFGRNNMETEVLTGKKSMEAENQGEASSKPESSTKKTSKMLKARPKILKKSLANESSKANMANGTSKVKKRNRRKNKKLNASEETTEKNVTDKVSNEGNLEIKDKERLRWSDKNQQNQRSDGNHGGSDKSSGQKNKEKCDGIEKSQQNETKGDKIGGLIFMCSAKTKPDCFHYRVMGLSMNKKDLVLGINPGLKLFLYDFDLKLLYGIYKASSPGGLNIERRAFGGAFPVQVRFDIHKDCFPLPESVFRKAIKENYNEKRKFKTELTVKQVRKLSELFRTLPRGPGHSPAMPVVRDGESYARVKESRPHSSRERVGRDRYVGDNDKSYPILPRERREHIPYQEIMPQKREEISRDMYLSEKEYRAYGLQGERRNLTPLRHVAPSPHHAAPILDPYQRDHARENLIRQPDLTYRDTINMHRESSRTDPLYLTEREYQAYKLGALDLPSAVPPVHPAASVTATGTVLDHYNRDPYYPYHYGVSSVDSYRLPVHRDEVSSATYSTGGRIETYPGERDLLQRREPEQVSRLYSTYASDALSNYNRISHYQGAPPEIAPAPVSSRYSFAGSSLSYR, from the exons ATGGAACCCGAGAATAGCAGTAAGGAAGCTGAAATGCATGCAGAAATTTCTATCAAGTTTCAATCATCTGAAGAGCCCAATATCCCGGCTGACAATTATCCTGGAATATCTTGTAAACAGCTATCATTTGAAAAGAATAATGAAGAGGCTGGTGTATCATCTGaaaagaaggacatggcaacTGACTTAGCATCTGTGAAGAATAACGTGGAAGGTGGGGAATTATCTGGAAAGAAGAACATGGAAGATGAGATATTATCTGGAAAGAAGAATGTGGAAGATGAGGTATTATCTGGAAAGAACAACTTGGAAGATGAGGTACTATCTGGAAAGAACAACATGGAAGATGAGGTATTACCTGGAAAGAACAACATGGAAGATGAGGATCAAGTACAAGCCTCCTCTAAACCAGAGCCACCCAAAAAGACTGCCAAAAAGTTGAGGGCCAGACGTAAAATTGTGAAGAAGAGAGATGAAGCTAGAGGTAATGCTGGAATTTTTAGTAAATTGAAATCATCTGAGGAGCCCAGTGGTGAGGCTGTGAATCCTCGAAAAGCCTCCACAAAACAGCCATCGTTTGGAAAGAACAATATGGACACTGAGGTATTACCTGGAAAGAACATCATGGTGGCTGAGAATCAAGGACAAGCGACCTCCAAACTGGAGACATCCACGAAGAGAATCACAAAAAAGTTGAGGGCCAGACGTAAAATTGTGAAGAAATGTGAGGAAGCTGGAGGTAGTGCTGAAACTTTTAGTAAATTGCAATCATTTGAGGAGCCCGATGGCAAGGCTGTGAATCCTCCAAAGGCGTCCACTAAACAGCTATCATTTGGAAGGAACAATATGGAAACTGAGGTATTAACTGGAAAGAAGAGCATGGAAGCTGAGAATCAAGGAGAAGCCTCCTCCAAACCAGAGTCATCCACAAAGAAAACCTCAAAAATGTTGAAGGCCAGGCCTAAAATTCTGAAGAAATCCTTGGCTAATGAATCCTCGAAGGCAAATATGGCCAATGGTACTTCCAAAGTTAAGAAGAGAAACAGGAGGAAGAATAAGAAGCTGAATGCAAGCGAAGAAACCACAGAGAAAAATGTAACCGATAAGGTGAGCAATGAAGGGAACCTAGAGATCAAAGACAAAGAAAGGCTCAGATGGTCAGATAAGAATCAGCAGAATCAAAGAAGTGATGGAAACCATGGTGGATCTGACAAGAGTTCAGGgcaaaagaataaagaaaagtGCGATGGCATCGAAAAGAGCCAACAAAATGAGACGAAGGGAGACAAGATTGGTGGTTTGATCTTTATGTGCAGTGCAAAGACTAAGCCAGATTGTTTCCATTATCGTGTCATGGGTttatcaatgaataaaaaggaTCTTGTACTGGGTATCAACCCAGGACTTAAGCTTTTCCTCTATGATTTTGATCTCAAGCTTTTGTATGGAATTTACAAGGCATCGTCCCCTGGTGGTTTGAATATTGAGCGTCGAGCCTTCGGTGGGGCCTTCCCTGTTCAG GTGCGGTTTGATATCCACAAAGATTGTTTTCCACTTCCGGAGAGTGTTTTCAGGAAGGCAATTAAGGAAAATTATAACGAAAAGCGGAAGTTCAAAACGGAACTCACTGTTAAACAA GTGAGGAAGCTTTCGGAACTTTTCAGAACATTACCTAGAGGTCCTGGACACTCCCCAGCAATGCCAGTTGTTCGAGATGGGGAATCTTATGCCAGAGTAAAGGAGTCGAGGCCCCATTCAAGCAGGGAAAGGGTTGGTAGAGATCGTTATGTCGGTGATAATGATAAGAGTTATCCTATCTTGCCTCGTGAAAGGCGTGAACACATTCCTTACCAAGAAATCATGCCTCAAAAGAGGGAGGAGATTTCTCGTGATATGTACCTGAGTGAAAAGGAATATCGAGCTTATGGGCTTCagggagagagaagaaactTAACCCCTCTACGTCATGTTGCTCCTTCTCCACATCATGCTGCTCCGATTTTAGACCCATACCAGAGAGATCATGCAAGGGAGAATCTTATTAGACAACCAGATCTTACATATCGAGACACTATCAATATGCACAGAGAATCAAGTCGTACTGATCCTCTCTACTTGACTGAAAGAGAGTATCAGGCTTACAAACTTGGTGCTCTGGACTTGCCATCTGCAGTTCCCCCTGTACATCCCGCTGCATCTGTCACTGCTACTGGTACTGTTTTGGATCACTATAATAGGGATCCATACTATCCTTACCATTATGGTGTTTCTTCTGTGGACTCGTATCGTCTTCCTGTGCATAGAGACGAAGTTTCTTCAGCTACCTACTCTACTGGTGGAAGGATAGAAACGTACCCAGGTGAGAGGGATCTCTTACAAAGGAGAGAACCTGAGCAAGTTAGTAGGTTGTACTCAACTTATGCCTCAGATGCTCTTTCCAATTACAACCGGATATCCCATTACCAAGGTGCCCCACCTGAAATTGCCCCTGCCCCAGTTTCATCGCGATATTCCTTTGCCGGCTCCTCTCTGTCGTACCGCTAA